Genomic DNA from Atribacterota bacterium:
TTAACTTTCGGTAGGGCAAGTTCTTTAGATATTTTTCATACCTTACATCTTGCAAATATTAATGTGGTTACAGAACCAACCCTTCTTAGTTTACAAACCGGAGAAGGTAATATTCAGGTCATAGGAATACCCTGGCCAACTAGAAATCAGTATCTTCAGAAAGAGGAATACAGGGATAGTGGTTTAAATTTAATTAATAAAAGGATACAGAAATGCCTCTTAAAAAAGATAAATGAGCTGATAAATCAACTGGACAATCAATTCCCCAAAATATTAGCAGGTCATCTGACAGTAGCTGAGGCAGTTTTTTCTGGTTCGGAAAACTATGCCTCTATCGGTAATGAACCAGTCATACCATTGCAGTTTTTTCAAAACACACCCCTTGATTATATTGCCCTGGGACATATTCATCGCTATCAGAATTTAAATACAACTGGCAATCCACCTATTGTTTATTGTGGTAGTATGGATCGAATTAATTTTGGAGAAGAAAAAGATGAGAAAGGGTTCTGCATAGGTAGTATTGATAAGCAGGGGAAAGTAGCTTATGAATTTATTTCCCTACCGGTTCGTAATATGTTGACTATTGAAGTAAAAATTGAATATAGCTCGGATCCTACCGAGGATTTTATAGCAGAAATTAGCAAGTACGATTTAAGAGATGCTATAGTACGAATAAATTATGAAGCTACTGAAGAGCAGAACCAAAGAATCGATTTTAAAAGGATTGAAGATATTCTGCAGGAAGCTTTTTTAGTAACAGGTATTAACAGAAACATTCAGAAAAAGTCGTCATTAAGAAGAAGCTCGCTTTCTGAAGAAATGGATTTATCTTCTGCTTTGAAAGAGTACATTCAATTGCAAAACTGGCAACCATGGGAGAAAGATTTGAATTACTTTACTCAAATATTAGAACAGGAATTATACCAGAAAGATATATCTTTGGGAAAGGATAACAAATGATCCCAGTAACTTTACAAATATGTAACTTTTTAAGCTATGGGAGAGATGTTCCTCCGCTGGATTTTACCCAGTTTAATATTGCCTGTCTTTCAGGTAGAAATGGCCAGGGGAAATCAGCCTTGCTGGATGCATTAACCTGGGCTCTATGGGGTGAGGGTAGAAAGGCGCAGCAAGAAAAAAAAGCAGATAAAGGCTTGCTGAAAATAGGGGAAAACCAGATGTGGGTTGACCTGGTCATTGATCTGGAAGGAGAGCGTTATAGAATTATCAGAAAATTTTCTCTGGTAAAAAATCGGAGTCATAGTGAATTAGAATTAATGGTGTTTGATTCACAAAAGGAGGAATTTATTTCTTTATCTGCTTCTTCCCTTCGGCAAACTCAACAAAGAATTAATGGTTTATTGAGAATGGATTATGATACTTTTATTAATTCTGCTTTTATTTTACAGGGAAGAGTTGATGAATTCACTCGCAAGAGTGCTCGTGAACGGAAACAAATTCTATCAGAAGTGTTAGGCCTTTCTCGTTATGAAGAGCTCTCGGTATTGGCTCGCAGGCATATAAGAGAGCTGGAGCAAGAGATTATTGCTTTAAGAAGTAGATTGGAGCAAATAAAAAAGGAAGTGTCCCAGAAATATATTGTGGTAGAGGAAATTAAAGCAATAGAGCAAGATGAACAAAAACAGATGACCATAATAAGAGATAAAAAAAATATTTTACAAAAATTGGAACAACAATACAATGGATTGCATCATGACCAGCAAAAGGCAGAAGAAATGGCTAGCAGGATTATAACCGAGCAAAGAGAGTTGCAGGAATTGGTAAAGAGAAAAGAAAGGATAGAACAAATCATTAAGGAATACAAACTGCTCTTATCTCAAGAGAAGGATATTTTATCTGCTTATGATATTTATGTAAATCTATCTCAGCAAAGCAAAGATATGTTAGAGCTAATGCAACAGTATCGCCAACTGGAGAAAGATAAAAGAGAAGTAGAGAATCACATTGAAAATTATAAAAGCCGCCTTTTACTACAAATAGAACATAAACAAGAAAAATATCATGAACTTCGCGAAAAAGCAATCTCCTTGGAATCAATGAAACAGGAAGTTAAGAACTTAGAGTTACAAATGAAAAATTTTCATGATTTACAGGAAAAGAAAGAGCAGATTGAACAGGAAGGTAATTTAATAAAAGTAACTATAGAGGGTAAAAACAACCAAGTAAAAAGATTGGGAGAGGAAATTGCTAATAATCAGGAGAAGGTAGCCTTGCTTAAAAAGGGTACCCAGGATTCCTGTCCCTTATGTCACTCACCTCTTGATAAGCAGAAAAAAGAACAGATAATATTAACTATAAAAAAGGAAATTACAAAAAATGAACTGGAAATAAGAGAATTAAGCAAAGATATTACTAACTTAAATGATAAAAAGAATGTCTTACAGCAAGAGTGGAA
This window encodes:
- a CDS encoding SMC family ATPase — translated: MIPVTLQICNFLSYGRDVPPLDFTQFNIACLSGRNGQGKSALLDALTWALWGEGRKAQQEKKADKGLLKIGENQMWVDLVIDLEGERYRIIRKFSLVKNRSHSELELMVFDSQKEEFISLSASSLRQTQQRINGLLRMDYDTFINSAFILQGRVDEFTRKSARERKQILSEVLGLSRYEELSVLARRHIRELEQEIIALRSRLEQIKKEVSQKYIVVEEIKAIEQDEQKQMTIIRDKKNILQKLEQQYNGLHHDQQKAEEMASRIITEQRELQELVKRKERIEQIIKEYKLLLSQEKDILSAYDIYVNLSQQSKDMLELMQQYRQLEKDKREVENHIENYKSRLLLQIEHKQEKYHELREKAISLESMKQEVKNLELQMKNFHDLQEKKEQIEQEGNLIKVTIEGKNNQVKRLGEEIANNQEKVALLKKGTQDSCPLCHSPLDKQKKEQIILTIKKEITKNELEIRELSKDITNLNDKKNVLQQEWKRVRDELTRKDNIQNRLNTCNLLAKEGEKASEQIKELAQAIKTLQIQISEQHFALKERKRRSEIEEEISKQNYSDKRFLEINQKLEILKEIPLQRGKLLEAKKLLVKLKQEKMEINGQYEIKERSINKLKENQESLKRNIDKISHLKKKIIIEQENLAQLQKAQDQLFLKKGASQEKLLKINQYQQEQKEVEETEKKLSYQKDIYERLTIAFGKNGIPSMIIENAIPELEEEANAILARLSDEPTTISLEPLRELQSGENRETLDIKIHDEIGIRSYELYSGGEAFRIDFAIRIALSKLLTYRSGARLRTLVIDEGFGTQDEEGLQKLIQAINAIQSDFDKILVITHLPILKDTFPVRIEVWKDPVLGSQFQMIHL